A single region of the Raphanus sativus cultivar WK10039 chromosome 1, ASM80110v3, whole genome shotgun sequence genome encodes:
- the LOC108831437 gene encoding cytidine deaminase 1-like, translating to MNPSDPFLSKLDSVRSRCPSGVALVDCEGRVYRGWYIESTAYNSSLGPVQAMLVDFVANGGGGGFERIVGAVLVEKKDAVVLQEHTAGYSSEM from the coding sequence ATGAACCCAAGCGATCCTTTCCTCTCGAAGCTCGATTCCGTCAGGAGTCGGTGTCCGTCGGGAGTGGCGCTGGTGGATTGCGAAGGGAGAGTGTACAGAGGATGGTACATTGAATCGACTGCTTATAATTCTAGCTTGGGGCCAGTGCAAGCGATGCTGGTTGATTTCGTGGCTAATGGTGGTGGCGGAGGGTTTGAGAGGATCGTTGGGGCAGTTTTGGTGGAGAAGAAAGATGCGGTGGTGCTTCAGGAGCATACGGCAGGTTATAGCTCCGAAATGTGA
- the LOC108831436 gene encoding indole glucosinolate O-methyltransferase 4 isoform X1: protein MTNYLPDALNTSTKPSLIKEEERFDEETLSLQAERILYSVAFPMVLKTALELGVIDAIVAAEGVWLSASDIALRLPTKPTNPEAPVLLDRMLVLLASHSILTSRMVKAGEKGQTGNGERLYAAEPVCMYFLNRREGSGSLATLFMVVLSEVYFKSWTHLKDMILEGKDAFASAHGMTLFEYINSKEPFGELFNRAMSEASTLTMKKVLEVYRGFEDVNTLVDVGGGIGTVISLVVSKYPHIKGINFDLPSVLAHPSVYPGVENVSGDMFKEIPNGDAIFLKWILHDWTDEDCIKILKNCWQSLSEGGKVIIVEMTTPEDKKINDFSSNIVYAMDMLMLTQCSGGKERSFSQIKNLAGDSGFVLCEIKCHAYSYCIIELHK, encoded by the exons ATGACAAACTATCTCCCAGATGCCTTAAACACTTCCACTAAACCCAGTCTTATTAAAGAAGAAGAACGATTTGATGAAGAAACATTGAGCTTACAAGCAGAGAGGATCTTGTACTCCGTTGCATTCCCTATGGTTCTCAAAACCGCCTTGGAACTTGGCGTTATTGACGCGATCGTAGCTGCAGAAGGTGTATGGCTCTCGGCTTCTGATATTGCACTTCGTCTCCCAACAAAACCCACCAACCCGGAGGCACCGGTTTTGTTGGACCGGATGCTGGTTTTACTAGCCAGTCATTCGATCTTGACGTCCCGTATGGTTAAAGCCGGAGAGAAAGGTCAAACTGGAAATGGTGAGAGGCTATATGCTGCTGAACCGGTTTGCATGTATTTCTTAAACCGTAGAGAAGGCTCAGGTTCACTCGCGACACTGTTTATGGTTGTTCTAAGCGAAGTCTATTTTAAGAGTTG GACTCatctcaaagatatgattttagAAGGAAAAGATGCATTCGCCTCTGCTCATGGCATGACACTCtttgaatacattaattcaaaggAACCGTTCGGTGAGCTGTTTAACCGGGCAATGTCAGAAGCCTCTACCCTGACCATGAAGAAAGTTTTAGAAGTTTATAGAGGATTTGAAGATGTAAATACTTTAGTGGATGTTGGAGGAGGAATAGGAACTGTTATAAGTCTAGTGGTTTCCAAGTATCCTCACATCAAAGGCATCAATTTTGACCTACCCTCAGTATTAGCCCATCCTTCTGTTTATCCAG GAGTGGAGAATGTTTCAGGAGATATGTTTAAAGAAATTCCAAACGGAGATGCCATCTTCTTGAAA TGGATACTACATGATTGGACAGATGAAGATTgtataaaaattctaaaaaattgCTGGCAAAGTCTTTCTGAGGGAGGAAAAGTGATAATAGTCGAAATGACTACTCCCGAAGATAAAAAGATCAACGACTTCTCTTCGAATATTGTGTATGCAATGGACATGCTTATGTTAACCCAATGCTCGGGTGGTAAGGAGAGGTCTTTCTCCCAGATCAAGAATCTAGCCGGTGATTCAGGTTTTGTTCTTTGTGAAATCAAATGTCATGCCTATTCATATTGTATTATTGAGCTCCACAAATAG
- the LOC108831436 gene encoding indole glucosinolate O-methyltransferase 4 isoform X2, producing MTNYLPDALNTSTKPSLIKEEERFDEETLSLQAERILYSVAFPMVLKTALELGVIDAIVAAEGVWLSASDIALRLPTKPTNPEAPVLLDRMLVLLASHSILTSRMVKAGEKGQTGNGERLYAAEPVCMYFLNRREGSGSLATLFMVVLSEVYFKSWTHLKDMILEGKDAFASAHGMTLFEYINSKEPFGELFNRAMSEASTLTMKKVLEVYRGFEDVNTLVDVGGGIGTVISLVVSKYPHIKGINFDLPSVLAHPSVYPGVENVSGDMFKEIPNGDAIFLKMKIV from the exons ATGACAAACTATCTCCCAGATGCCTTAAACACTTCCACTAAACCCAGTCTTATTAAAGAAGAAGAACGATTTGATGAAGAAACATTGAGCTTACAAGCAGAGAGGATCTTGTACTCCGTTGCATTCCCTATGGTTCTCAAAACCGCCTTGGAACTTGGCGTTATTGACGCGATCGTAGCTGCAGAAGGTGTATGGCTCTCGGCTTCTGATATTGCACTTCGTCTCCCAACAAAACCCACCAACCCGGAGGCACCGGTTTTGTTGGACCGGATGCTGGTTTTACTAGCCAGTCATTCGATCTTGACGTCCCGTATGGTTAAAGCCGGAGAGAAAGGTCAAACTGGAAATGGTGAGAGGCTATATGCTGCTGAACCGGTTTGCATGTATTTCTTAAACCGTAGAGAAGGCTCAGGTTCACTCGCGACACTGTTTATGGTTGTTCTAAGCGAAGTCTATTTTAAGAGTTG GACTCatctcaaagatatgattttagAAGGAAAAGATGCATTCGCCTCTGCTCATGGCATGACACTCtttgaatacattaattcaaaggAACCGTTCGGTGAGCTGTTTAACCGGGCAATGTCAGAAGCCTCTACCCTGACCATGAAGAAAGTTTTAGAAGTTTATAGAGGATTTGAAGATGTAAATACTTTAGTGGATGTTGGAGGAGGAATAGGAACTGTTATAAGTCTAGTGGTTTCCAAGTATCCTCACATCAAAGGCATCAATTTTGACCTACCCTCAGTATTAGCCCATCCTTCTGTTTATCCAG GAGTGGAGAATGTTTCAGGAGATATGTTTAAAGAAATTCCAAACGGAGATGCCATCTTCTTGAAA ATGAAGATTgtataa